A segment of the Bordetella flabilis genome:
GATGAGCAAGGCGGACAGCAACAGCGTCAACCGTGCCGGCGTTTCCCCAGCCGCCACCAGCAGTACCGTGGACAGCAACGGCGCCAGATAGGACAGCGGCCCCAGCAGCGCCAGATGGCCGTGCTTGGTGGCATAGTCCCACGCCAGGAAGGCCAGCCCGGTGGGACCGAGCCCCAGCAATACGATCGCCGCCCATTGCGCCGCGCCGACCGGCACGGTGGTCTCCAGCAGGACATGGCAGATCGCGCCCGCCACCGCGACCAGGCCGCACACGCCGACCATCATGCTGCTGGGCGCACTGGCATAGCGGCGGTTCAAGACCGAATAGCCAGCCCATATCACGGCGCAGCCGAAGGCGGCCGCGATGCCCGCCACCGGCCACGCGGCGCCGCTGCCCTCGCCGCGTTCCAGCGCGATGAGGGCCGTCCCGGCCAGGCCCAGCACGGCGCCGGCCAGGTGACGTGCGTACAGGCGCCCCCCCGCCAGTGCCGAGAAAAGCACGATGAACAGTGGCCACAAGTACGCGATCAAGCTGGCCTGCGCGGCCGGCGCATGCGACAGCGCATAGAAATACAGCGCGTGGTAGCAGAAAATGCCGCTGAAACTGAGCAGCCACGGCCGCAGCGGTTGCCGCATGTCGGCCAGCGCGGCGCGGCCGCGCGGCAACAGCACGGCGACCCCGCCGGCAAAGGCGACGCCGAAGCTCAGCGCGAGCAGCTGGAACGGAGGCAGCGCGCCGGTGCGAACGGTCAGCAAGGCCAACGCCGCCCAGAGCAGGATGGCGATCACCCCGATACCCGTCGCCCGCGCCGCCGATCCGGCATGCCCCGTGGTCGCTGCTTGCACCGCCCGCTCCTTTACACGTGTCGAGGTCCGCAAGCATACGCGCCGACGCGTGGGTGCAGTTGTCCAGGATTGCGCGGTTTTGTGCCAGGAACGGTTCTAGAGCCCGGGGCCGGATCCCTTCATGCCTCGACGGTAGGCCGCGGGCGTCACGCCGCGCGATCGACGCAACCGTCGCGTCAGGGTGCTCTGGTCGGCGTGGCCGGTGCGCCGCGCGATCTCGGCAATGGGCAGGGAGGTGGCCGCCAGCAGGTGCTGGGCACCATCCAGGCGCAGTTCCGCCAGCGTGTCATGCGGCGTCCGCCCGAGGCGGTCGCGGAATAGCCGGTAGAGGCGGGTCGGGCCGGCGCCCGCGGCGCGGGCGATATCGGCCACCGTCAGGTCGCGGTCCAGGTAGCGGCGCATATGCCGCAGCGCGCGTTCGACGATGGCCTCGTCCGCGCCGCGCGGCATAGGACGCGGACCCGTGAGGGTCGCCAGCAGCAACGCTCCCCAGGGCTCGCGCATGGCGGCGGGGATATCGTCCTGGGCACCGACGCCGCCGAGGAAATCGAGCAAATGCTGCAAGGGCGGCGAAATGACGAAAAACGGGGAATCGATGCCCTGCACGGCTTGCGCGGGCACGTCCAGCACCACGAAGCTGTTCGGGCCGCGCGCCCAGAAGGCATGGTCGCTGCCCGCCGGGATAAAGGCGCCGCGGCCCTGCGCCACGACGCCGCCGCGGCCGTCTATATCCAGATGCAGCGCACCGGCGCGCGGCAGCACGATCTGGTGGAAATCGTGCTGATGCAGTCTGACCTCGTCGTCGTAGCGCCGCAGGCTGAGCTGGTGTGCCGTCATGCAGGGGAAAGCGGTTAAGGTTGCGGGTCGAGCGACGAGCATAACGAAAACGGCACGCCGCTCCAAGCGCGGCCCGGGCCGGCGCTTCGACACGGGAAGGGCCCCGCCCCGGATATGTCCGGCGCGAGGCTCCTTCGACTGTGGACAGGCCATCCCGGCCCCGTGCCGGTCGGTTCGGCGGGCAACGCCAATACCAGCCAACCGGCGCGGGGACCCCGTTCCTAGCCCTGCGCCTGCGTGATGCGGGCCGGCAGGTCGCGGCCGTGATA
Coding sequences within it:
- a CDS encoding DMT family transporter, coding for MQAATTGHAGSAARATGIGVIAILLWAALALLTVRTGALPPFQLLALSFGVAFAGGVAVLLPRGRAALADMRQPLRPWLLSFSGIFCYHALYFYALSHAPAAQASLIAYLWPLFIVLFSALAGGRLYARHLAGAVLGLAGTALIALERGEGSGAAWPVAGIAAAFGCAVIWAGYSVLNRRYASAPSSMMVGVCGLVAVAGAICHVLLETTVPVGAAQWAAIVLLGLGPTGLAFLAWDYATKHGHLALLGPLSYLAPLLSTVLLVAAGETPARLTLLLSALLIIGGSVVATATRRRR
- a CDS encoding AraC family transcriptional regulator gives rise to the protein MTAHQLSLRRYDDEVRLHQHDFHQIVLPRAGALHLDIDGRGGVVAQGRGAFIPAGSDHAFWARGPNSFVVLDVPAQAVQGIDSPFFVISPPLQHLLDFLGGVGAQDDIPAAMREPWGALLLATLTGPRPMPRGADEAIVERALRHMRRYLDRDLTVADIARAAGAGPTRLYRLFRDRLGRTPHDTLAELRLDGAQHLLAATSLPIAEIARRTGHADQSTLTRRLRRSRGVTPAAYRRGMKGSGPGL